One genomic window of Rhodothermia bacterium includes the following:
- a CDS encoding T9SS type A sorting domain-containing protein, with protein MNKTLLFCIVASLFTGCIKNSNTEESKDFRPAERAYLQRLYPYGQADPEVYPKALRHIALMQSQALQKRSVWSNIDWTFAGPTNIGGRVVDLEYNPLDPNTVYAASATGGLFKSTNGGNLWSAITDQLPIQSIGDLGVDPQNPNNLYLGTGEANGGHNNFSGGGLYKSTNGGESWAFMGLGKTTSIGRVVVDYQNPQRIFVAALGSYFHPNPDRGVYRSKNGGETWEKVLFVSDSTGVVDVLQHPQNPDILFAATWERVRRPDFNTHLFGPSSGVYRSTDGGDTWHLLTNGLPDAKQQNVGRIGLAISKSSPNIVMALFSNGSSLTGLYKSTDGGDSWAATTGMTSLSGTDGGFTWYFGQIRIHPTNPDHVFVLQVQCMRSVDGGQSFSNVTENMHVDFHAMTFHPQDPNYILTGNDGGIDYSTNAGLNWSPSGDIPITQFYEINYDPTNPLRLYGGTQDNGTIRTLTGDTSDWGSIYGGDGFYVIVHPTNPNIIYAESQNGGLGKSINGGTSFRSALTGVSSNDKRDWSMPVIMDPHQPETLYLGTNRIYRTENGATNWSAVSPVLPRAVAASRLGAITTIAVSPTNPNIVYAGTDDGQVWVTKDYAHSWTNVSTGLPNRWVTRIAVDPKDENAAVVTFSGLKFYDPQPHVFRTTNLGATWQNISANLPDLPINALIIDPKNAANIFVGTDAGAFLTNNYGGSWEPLGGGLPAVPVYDFKITPDRSFLIAGTHGRGMYKLPLSTLPVSMTNEALPNALVTLNIFPNPIGQNGTIEVNLQIPQMVRLEVFDLQGRRIRMLSDTALGVGQHKFALGAQDWANGTYIVRLATAQKIITQKLTVRR; from the coding sequence ATGAACAAGACATTGCTTTTTTGCATAGTTGCTTCTTTATTTACAGGCTGTATCAAAAACAGTAATACCGAAGAAAGCAAAGATTTTCGTCCTGCCGAACGAGCATATTTACAAAGACTCTATCCTTATGGACAAGCAGATCCAGAGGTTTATCCCAAAGCACTTAGGCACATTGCTTTGATGCAAAGCCAAGCACTTCAAAAAAGGAGCGTCTGGTCTAATATTGATTGGACTTTTGCCGGCCCAACCAATATTGGAGGACGGGTGGTGGATTTGGAATACAATCCTTTAGACCCGAATACGGTTTATGCGGCCTCGGCAACGGGTGGGCTTTTTAAAAGCACCAATGGAGGCAATCTTTGGAGTGCCATAACCGATCAACTTCCCATTCAAAGCATTGGAGATTTAGGTGTTGACCCGCAAAACCCCAATAACCTCTATTTGGGTACGGGAGAGGCCAATGGCGGGCACAATAATTTTTCCGGCGGCGGCTTGTATAAATCCACCAATGGTGGTGAATCGTGGGCCTTTATGGGTCTTGGTAAAACAACGTCTATTGGCCGTGTGGTTGTGGATTACCAAAACCCACAACGGATCTTTGTTGCAGCCCTTGGCTCCTATTTTCACCCGAATCCTGACAGAGGCGTTTATCGCTCCAAAAACGGTGGCGAAACATGGGAGAAAGTTCTTTTTGTATCCGACTCTACAGGGGTGGTAGATGTATTGCAACACCCCCAAAATCCCGACATTCTCTTTGCAGCTACATGGGAACGGGTTCGGCGACCAGATTTCAACACCCACCTCTTTGGGCCATCCAGCGGGGTTTACCGCAGTACCGATGGCGGCGATACATGGCATCTTTTGACAAATGGCCTGCCCGATGCTAAACAGCAAAATGTAGGTAGAATTGGCTTGGCTATTTCCAAAAGTTCACCCAATATCGTGATGGCTTTGTTTAGCAATGGAAGTTCTTTGACAGGGCTTTACAAAAGTACGGATGGTGGCGATTCGTGGGCAGCAACAACGGGAATGACTTCACTTAGTGGGACAGATGGTGGATTTACGTGGTACTTTGGCCAAATTCGTATCCACCCCACCAATCCAGACCATGTTTTTGTGCTACAAGTCCAGTGTATGCGCTCTGTGGATGGCGGGCAATCCTTCTCGAATGTCACGGAAAATATGCATGTTGATTTTCACGCCATGACCTTTCACCCACAAGACCCTAACTATATCCTAACGGGCAATGATGGAGGAATAGACTACTCAACCAATGCGGGTTTAAATTGGTCGCCAAGCGGTGATATACCCATTACCCAATTTTACGAAATCAACTATGACCCCACCAACCCACTAAGGCTTTATGGCGGCACGCAAGACAATGGAACCATCCGCACCCTTACAGGTGACACATCGGATTGGGGTTCTATTTACGGCGGAGATGGTTTTTATGTGATTGTACATCCCACCAATCCCAATATTATTTATGCGGAATCCCAGAATGGCGGGCTTGGGAAGTCCATTAATGGTGGTACGTCTTTCCGTAGTGCCTTAACAGGGGTCAGTAGTAACGATAAACGGGATTGGTCTATGCCCGTGATTATGGATCCCCACCAACCCGAAACCTTGTATCTCGGCACAAATCGCATCTATCGAACAGAAAATGGGGCGACAAATTGGAGTGCGGTGTCTCCAGTTTTACCTCGTGCTGTTGCTGCTTCTCGATTGGGCGCCATTACCACCATTGCCGTCTCTCCGACCAACCCAAACATTGTCTATGCCGGAACAGATGACGGGCAAGTTTGGGTGACAAAAGATTATGCCCATTCATGGACAAATGTCTCAACGGGTCTGCCCAACCGCTGGGTAACACGAATTGCGGTTGATCCAAAGGATGAAAATGCCGCCGTTGTCACCTTTTCTGGTTTAAAATTTTATGATCCCCAACCACACGTTTTTCGCACGACAAATCTTGGTGCAACATGGCAAAACATTTCCGCGAACCTACCAGATCTACCGATCAATGCACTAATCATTGACCCAAAGAATGCGGCAAACATTTTTGTAGGGACTGATGCAGGCGCATTTTTGACGAACAATTATGGAGGAAGTTGGGAGCCATTAGGAGGCGGTTTGCCTGCAGTTCCGGTATATGACTTTAAAATTACACCAGATCGCTCCTTTTTGATTGCCGGAACTCACGGAAGGGGCATGTATAAATTACCACTCTCCACTCTACCAGTGTCCATGACCAATGAAGCGCTCCCCAATGCGTTGGTTACGCTTAATATTTTCCCCAATCCCATCGGCCAAAATGGAACCATCGAAGTGAACCTTCAGATTCCGCAAATGGTACGATTAGAGGTTTTTGATCTACAAGGACGACGTATCCGGATGCTTTCAGATACCGCTTTGGGCGTGGGACAGCATAAATTTGCATTAGGAGCGCAGGATTGGGCAAATGGAACCTATATCGTCCGGCTTGCTACCGCGCAAAAGATCATCACCCAGAAATTGACGGTTCGTCGTTAG